The Hydrogenobacter thermophilus TK-6 genome window below encodes:
- a CDS encoding major capsid protein produces MSVLKVLAGRLSAETTERAVIEYMADKDELFALLPFTKSQTNIYSWYRTGDVPTASVVDPYGTIPEVDVSGTVMQNRVSMIAADVVVYNFEATAVEQLVDRVLEKTLAASEAITRAFKRLFITGNSANPNEFDGLDRFVDASMIVDAGSGGAPISFQLLDQLLEKFPAGAEPTAIIVHPRTYLSIKALLRTLYVNPEQVMLPNFGRPVMAYNGIPILRNEYIPITNNLTSVYAVRLGQTAVHGVYMGDNAGVVIEEVGKVQDKDARKWRLKWYVSMASKNKWDVAKITNINN; encoded by the coding sequence ATGAGCGTTTTGAAGGTTTTAGCTGGCAGGCTTTCTGCAGAGACAACAGAAAGGGCAGTCATTGAGTATATGGCGGACAAGGATGAGCTATTTGCCCTACTGCCTTTTACCAAAAGTCAGACTAATATTTACAGCTGGTATAGGACGGGAGATGTGCCTACGGCGTCGGTAGTGGATCCCTACGGGACCATCCCAGAGGTAGATGTGTCTGGTACTGTGATGCAAAATAGGGTTTCTATGATCGCTGCGGATGTTGTAGTCTATAACTTTGAAGCTACCGCAGTAGAACAACTTGTAGACCGTGTGCTTGAAAAGACACTTGCAGCATCTGAAGCGATCACGAGAGCCTTCAAAAGACTGTTCATCACAGGAAACAGTGCAAACCCAAACGAGTTTGATGGCTTGGATAGGTTCGTGGATGCGAGCATGATAGTTGACGCTGGTTCAGGCGGTGCTCCTATATCGTTCCAGCTACTTGACCAGCTTTTAGAGAAGTTCCCTGCCGGAGCAGAACCCACCGCAATCATAGTGCACCCGAGGACATACCTAAGCATTAAAGCACTACTTAGAACTCTCTATGTAAATCCCGAACAAGTCATGTTGCCCAACTTTGGAAGACCTGTGATGGCTTATAACGGAATCCCAATCCTCAGAAATGAATACATCCCCATCACAAACAATCTAACCTCTGTGTATGCAGTCAGATTGGGGCAAACCGCAGTGCATGGCGTGTATATGGGAGACAACGCAGGTGTGGTAATAGAAGAAGTGGGTAAGGTTCAGGACAAGGATGCGAGAAAATGGAGACTAAAGTGGTATGTGAGCATGGCATCTAAGAACAAGTGGGATGTAGCTAAGATAACCAACATTAACAATTAA
- a CDS encoding HK97 gp10 family phage protein — translation MKIELKIKKLPQILQTNAVEKSLRRAIMIASETYVKDIHDWIDSGRAFKPRTGNLQRSITWYMSTENSARIIAQADYAKYVEFGTKPHTILPKRRKALKIPTAEGYIFRKKGNHPGSKPYPYFFANLQDRAKRVALEFMRALEGVI, via the coding sequence ATGAAGATAGAACTGAAGATCAAGAAGCTCCCGCAGATACTACAAACAAACGCAGTAGAAAAAAGTCTTAGGAGAGCAATCATGATAGCATCAGAAACGTATGTGAAAGACATTCACGATTGGATAGACAGCGGGCGGGCGTTCAAACCACGCACGGGAAATCTTCAGAGGTCTATCACATGGTATATGTCAACAGAGAACTCCGCACGCATCATAGCACAGGCGGATTACGCAAAGTATGTAGAGTTTGGCACTAAACCGCATACTATACTACCTAAAAGAAGAAAAGCACTAAAAATCCCAACCGCAGAGGGATACATATTTAGAAAGAAAGGCAATCACCCCGGAAGTAAACCATACCCTTATTTCTTTGCAAATTTGCAGGATAGAGCCAAAAGGGTAGCCCTTGAGTTCATGAGGGCTTTGGAGGGAGTGATATGA